Proteins found in one Gemmatimonadota bacterium genomic segment:
- a CDS encoding tyrosine-type recombinase/integrase: MQRNISLQHTLDHKAGRSSVDLARLLEASIAPNTAKAYGDALRKLFEHLDGQPLTDTTLAGYLAHLYARGLAPASVTVVVQAVRFWEKLDRRPSGVGPLTSRTLAGIRREGRNRGRGQVTGLTRETVKIMVQNALSTDTLAGLRDAALFRVMSDALLRIGEAVAIDCEYITTEFDGSGRLLLHHSKTDQEGKGASLFLTARTVDTIQQLQQKAGYTEGALFRRMLKGDRMSDARLTVDGARLAIKASAELVGIKGVSGHSLRIGTAQELAQRGATLVELQNAGRWTDSQMPAHYTREQAAGKGAVARLLGVD, from the coding sequence ATGCAGCGAAATATCTCTTTACAGCATACTCTCGACCACAAGGCCGGTCGATCTTCCGTTGATCTCGCACGGTTACTGGAAGCCAGCATCGCGCCGAACACGGCGAAAGCGTACGGCGATGCTCTGCGCAAGTTGTTCGAACACCTGGATGGACAGCCGTTGACCGACACTACGCTGGCCGGCTACCTGGCGCATCTGTATGCCAGGGGACTCGCGCCGGCCTCTGTTACGGTAGTGGTACAGGCGGTCCGTTTCTGGGAGAAGCTGGATCGACGGCCGTCAGGCGTGGGCCCGTTGACGAGCCGAACGCTGGCCGGAATCCGTCGCGAAGGTCGAAACCGGGGCCGCGGCCAGGTAACGGGATTGACCCGCGAGACGGTCAAGATCATGGTACAAAACGCCTTGAGCACCGACACCCTGGCCGGACTGAGAGACGCCGCGCTGTTTCGCGTTATGAGCGATGCCCTGTTGAGGATCGGTGAAGCCGTCGCCATCGACTGCGAATACATCACCACCGAGTTCGACGGAAGTGGGCGTCTCCTGTTACATCATAGCAAGACCGACCAGGAGGGGAAGGGCGCCAGCCTCTTTCTGACCGCCCGAACCGTCGACACGATCCAGCAGTTGCAGCAGAAAGCCGGCTACACGGAGGGAGCGCTCTTTCGCCGGATGCTGAAGGGCGACCGGATGAGCGATGCCCGGCTGACGGTGGACGGCGCACGGCTGGCCATCAAGGCATCTGCGGAGTTGGTCGGCATCAAGGGTGTGAGTGGGCACAGCCTTCGCATCGGAACCGCCCAGGAACTCGCGCAGCGCGGCGCTACCCTGGTGGAATTGCAGAACGCCGGGCGATGGACCGACAGCCAGATGCCCGCGCACTACACCCGCGAGCAGGCCGCGGGCAAGGGCGCCGTTGCCCGACTGCTGGGGGTCGACTAA
- a CDS encoding amidohydrolase, with the protein MTIASLRQKLLPDGPVLDIHVHPLNCFGSYGVSSPVEDAERLIATARRSGVTRMCVFSLHETTPYEPTPKQCRQANDYVLRMRDAQPGAILPFCYVTPAFPDEAVAEIERCVGGQAMAGVKLWVARRATDPGLDPIMEAAVSLDVPVLQHAWLKTTGNLPGESTPFDVTDLARRHPRARIIMAHLNGVGCRGIEAIADVPNVAVDTSGGDPESGMVEAAVNRLGAHRVVYGSDAPIRHFGVTMNKVLGADIPDADKRAILWNNALRILKLGE; encoded by the coding sequence ATGACCATCGCCTCCCTGCGTCAGAAACTCCTGCCCGACGGACCGGTGCTGGATATCCACGTACATCCCCTGAACTGTTTCGGTTCCTATGGGGTTTCCTCGCCTGTCGAGGACGCGGAAAGGTTGATCGCGACCGCCCGCCGTTCCGGCGTGACCCGGATGTGCGTGTTTTCGCTGCATGAAACCACGCCCTATGAGCCCACACCCAAACAGTGCCGGCAGGCCAATGACTACGTGTTACGGATGCGGGACGCGCAACCCGGCGCGATCCTGCCGTTCTGCTATGTCACGCCCGCCTTCCCGGATGAAGCCGTCGCCGAGATCGAACGGTGCGTAGGGGGCCAGGCCATGGCCGGGGTCAAGCTCTGGGTGGCGCGCCGGGCAACGGACCCCGGGCTCGACCCGATCATGGAAGCGGCCGTGTCGTTGGACGTACCGGTGCTGCAGCACGCCTGGTTGAAGACCACCGGCAACCTGCCCGGCGAGTCCACGCCCTTCGACGTGACCGACCTCGCCCGCCGCCATCCCCGCGCTAGGATCATCATGGCCCATCTCAACGGAGTGGGCTGCCGGGGCATCGAGGCGATCGCCGACGTGCCGAACGTCGCGGTGGACACGTCGGGCGGCGATCCGGAAAGCGGCATGGTCGAAGCGGCCGTCAACAGGCTTGGGGCCCACCGGGTCGTCTACGGCTCGGACGCGCCGATTCGGCACTTCGGCGTCACGATGAACAAGGTCCTGGGTGCGGACATACCGGACGCCGACAAACGCGCGATCCTGTGGAATAATGCATTGCGGATATTGAAGTTGGGCGAATAA
- a CDS encoding Gfo/Idh/MocA family oxidoreductase — translation MKTYRVGIIGLGRMGSTIDDEGHTPLPYSVAAACRASERLEIAAGCDLRAERREDFSRRWGVNALYEDFREMVREERPDLVAVCTTASGLQKPAREAPDTSFRGDSHADLAVALAEMGVPMLYVEKAMASSMAAADDIHDAVLKNGTVFNTGVLRRFDNRYGVVRDAVLRGDVGEPRTAVHYAQSSLMHGHIHSIDTLSWLIGDPVIRSVRGEIDPRDYIIEGDHIPYDPIATYELDFENGVRAWSIPAAGWEYEIIGTEGTIRSLNNGAGASLRRAPLEGRDDRKGRSAWEEVPFEFVTPKSTVVSCLEDLVRAYETGDQSRGHVEIAHHITEACIAVAESHRRNGTWVDLPLANRDLYIWHV, via the coding sequence ATGAAAACATATCGAGTTGGGATCATCGGGCTGGGCCGCATGGGCAGTACGATCGACGACGAGGGCCATACGCCCCTGCCTTATTCTGTCGCGGCGGCCTGCAGGGCGAGCGAACGGCTGGAGATCGCCGCCGGCTGCGACCTGCGCGCCGAGCGCAGGGAGGACTTTTCCAGACGCTGGGGCGTCAACGCCCTGTACGAGGATTTCCGGGAGATGGTCCGGGAGGAGCGACCGGATCTCGTTGCCGTGTGTACCACCGCATCTGGTCTGCAGAAACCGGCCAGGGAGGCGCCCGACACTTCGTTCCGCGGAGACTCCCATGCCGACCTGGCCGTCGCGCTGGCGGAAATGGGCGTGCCCATGCTCTACGTGGAGAAGGCCATGGCCAGTTCCATGGCGGCGGCCGACGACATTCACGACGCCGTGTTGAAGAACGGAACGGTGTTCAATACGGGCGTACTGCGCAGATTCGACAACCGGTACGGCGTGGTGCGCGACGCGGTCCTGAGGGGCGACGTGGGCGAGCCCAGGACGGCCGTCCACTACGCGCAGTCATCCCTGATGCACGGTCATATCCATTCCATCGACACGCTCTCCTGGCTGATCGGCGATCCCGTCATCCGCTCCGTCCGCGGCGAGATCGACCCCCGGGACTACATCATAGAAGGCGATCACATCCCCTACGACCCGATCGCTACGTATGAACTAGACTTCGAGAACGGTGTCCGCGCGTGGTCGATCCCCGCGGCGGGATGGGAGTACGAGATCATCGGGACCGAGGGGACCATCCGGTCGCTGAACAACGGGGCCGGCGCATCCTTGCGGCGGGCGCCGCTCGAGGGACGGGATGATCGCAAAGGCCGAAGCGCCTGGGAGGAGGTGCCGTTCGAATTCGTTACGCCGAAGAGCACCGTCGTTTCCTGCCTGGAAGACCTCGTCCGCGCGTACGAGACGGGCGATCAAAGCCGGGGGCACGTCGAGATCGCCCACCACATCACGGAAGCCTGCATCGCCGTCGCCGAAAGCCACCGCCGCAACGGCACCTGGGTGGATCTCCCGCTGGCAAACAGGGATCTGTACATCTGGCACGTCTGA
- a CDS encoding collagen-like protein: MLGCEGKTGPAGPTGAAGVAGPAGPAGPQGSTGPAGATGPEGPQGEKGDPGPPGEKGEKGDPGPPGEKGEKGDMGPPGEAGIPSDLPGNILAAVHHVVVFEGNEKKEDARKFFASKDFKGDADDADDKIRDANVLKDGTLTFSAVALAQDGSIVPVMFTAEVDDPVVASVEEVEAGEWTVTGDRGGNSTKFIVKATDRGIKIEIPLGVHNAVKGIVIETDETFPVQKGTDVMIMATALDAKQTDDEGKEGTPVSGVTFTWTTSNSSVATIDADSPNDMPTIKTHKSGKAKIQAKIGDVKSNEIEVEVFDIETPQRRLRVVFNTPHEATVTTADDTTTADTNETVLDADITVNVRLQEYGTNNAGEAAWVNVDSEINVDFDSIDTDVLTLDISADTAASSGIAAGVIPTNTTAGTAKSDGTEDVTARVKISSAYADDIYVTVKFLKLATGG, from the coding sequence ATGTTGGGTTGCGAAGGCAAGACAGGTCCGGCGGGTCCGACCGGTGCGGCTGGCGTTGCCGGTCCGGCAGGGCCAGCTGGCCCGCAGGGTTCGACGGGTCCGGCTGGAGCCACAGGTCCTGAAGGCCCGCAAGGTGAGAAGGGCGACCCAGGTCCTCCGGGTGAGAAGGGCGAGAAGGGTGACCCAGGTCCTCCGGGTGAGAAGGGCGAGAAGGGTGACATGGGTCCGCCGGGTGAAGCCGGGATCCCGTCCGATCTGCCTGGCAACATTCTGGCAGCCGTTCACCACGTCGTCGTATTTGAAGGCAACGAAAAGAAAGAAGATGCTCGTAAATTCTTTGCCTCGAAGGACTTCAAAGGCGACGCCGACGATGCAGACGACAAAATACGTGATGCCAACGTACTCAAGGATGGCACTTTGACATTCAGTGCCGTCGCCTTAGCTCAGGACGGAAGTATCGTTCCAGTGATGTTTACGGCTGAAGTGGATGATCCTGTCGTTGCATCAGTGGAAGAGGTCGAGGCGGGAGAATGGACGGTCACGGGTGACAGAGGGGGGAACTCGACCAAATTCATCGTGAAAGCTACTGATCGTGGCATCAAGATCGAGATACCTCTTGGTGTGCACAACGCGGTCAAGGGCATCGTAATTGAAACCGATGAAACGTTCCCTGTCCAAAAAGGCACTGATGTCATGATTATGGCCACGGCCCTGGACGCCAAGCAGACCGACGATGAAGGCAAGGAGGGTACGCCGGTTTCGGGCGTGACCTTTACTTGGACCACTTCGAACTCCAGCGTTGCGACCATTGATGCCGATAGTCCGAATGATATGCCTACGATCAAGACGCATAAATCCGGAAAAGCCAAGATTCAGGCGAAGATCGGTGATGTTAAGAGCAACGAGATAGAAGTCGAGGTGTTCGACATCGAGACTCCCCAGAGGCGTCTGCGTGTGGTGTTCAACACGCCTCACGAAGCTACCGTCACTACGGCTGATGATACGACGACTGCAGACACGAATGAAACCGTGCTCGACGCCGATATCACCGTCAACGTCCGTTTGCAGGAGTACGGAACAAATAACGCCGGTGAAGCTGCTTGGGTGAACGTTGATAGTGAAATCAATGTGGACTTCGACAGTATCGATACGGATGTGCTAACGTTGGACATTTCTGCCGATACCGCTGCCTCTAGTGGAATCGCCGCAGGTGTGATCCCCACCAACACCACAGCTGGAACAGCCAAGAGCGATGGCACTGAGGACGTGACTGCTCGCGTGAAGATCAGCAGCGCCTATGCTGACGATATTTATGTGACGGTTAAGTTTTTAAAGCTGGCAACCGGAGGATAA
- a CDS encoding collagen-like protein — protein MHYLIIAVLAFGLSLMGCEGKTGPAGPTGPAGSAGPAGPAGPQGSTGPSGPAGPAGADGAQGPQGESGPAGPQGEKGDPGEPGPAGPEGPQGPAGIPDTGGIDPIQLAQAHHIAIKVGDGDKENATGGVSTTMRVGEDVMIVAAARAQSEKVLDGIPVALAITKNDDEAITLEDGMITAVGAGSAVVTAESELAGISGKLTVTVTKPIDAIVFMVGEGAGPSNLNLAAGETYMNEITAVAHDEDDEVVELRSNWSWSSSDGSVATVAVTKDPMDNKKVKGMGQYAMITGKGSGSAEIMATAEGVSGSISVVVTGQRITRVIDPGSSNNGNAFVWDRGLETAGFTDATDPDGNGTHDTVFNVNLRDVVSNDLITAWALTVSPGTAVAGTPATTDPAAAQVNPAVGAAAAAANADGTVAVTVTVADVPAGIKAGTYNTFVSLRAIGAREARLLFTITVKDAPE, from the coding sequence ATGCACTACCTCATAATTGCTGTATTGGCCTTCGGTCTGTCCCTGATGGGATGCGAAGGTAAGACGGGTCCGGCGGGTCCGACAGGTCCGGCGGGCTCCGCAGGTCCGGCGGGTCCGGCAGGTCCGCAGGGCTCGACGGGTCCGTCAGGCCCGGCAGGCCCAGCAGGCGCTGATGGTGCTCAAGGTCCGCAGGGTGAGTCTGGTCCGGCAGGTCCGCAGGGTGAAAAGGGTGACCCGGGTGAACCAGGCCCGGCAGGTCCCGAAGGCCCGCAGGGTCCGGCAGGTATTCCGGACACCGGTGGCATTGATCCCATCCAGTTGGCGCAAGCGCACCACATCGCCATAAAGGTAGGCGACGGGGATAAGGAAAACGCGACGGGCGGCGTCTCGACCACTATGAGGGTCGGTGAGGATGTTATGATTGTAGCCGCAGCCCGCGCACAGAGTGAGAAGGTCCTTGATGGTATCCCTGTTGCGCTGGCCATAACCAAGAATGACGACGAAGCCATCACTCTGGAAGATGGAATGATCACCGCCGTCGGGGCCGGTTCGGCCGTAGTCACGGCTGAGTCGGAGTTGGCCGGTATCTCCGGTAAGCTCACTGTCACAGTTACCAAACCTATCGATGCGATCGTTTTCATGGTTGGTGAAGGTGCTGGGCCAAGTAATCTCAACTTGGCGGCAGGCGAGACGTATATGAATGAAATAACCGCCGTGGCCCATGATGAGGATGACGAAGTAGTTGAGCTACGTTCTAACTGGTCCTGGTCAAGCTCCGACGGATCCGTTGCCACAGTAGCCGTGACAAAAGACCCTATGGATAATAAGAAGGTGAAGGGTATGGGTCAGTATGCCATGATCACCGGGAAGGGCTCTGGCAGCGCCGAGATTATGGCGACAGCCGAAGGCGTGAGCGGTAGTATCAGCGTGGTAGTCACCGGACAGAGAATCACGAGAGTTATCGATCCCGGTTCCTCCAACAATGGAAATGCATTTGTTTGGGATAGAGGATTGGAAACAGCTGGTTTCACAGATGCCACCGACCCAGATGGAAATGGGACTCATGATACCGTGTTTAACGTCAATCTCCGCGATGTGGTATCCAACGACTTGATTACCGCGTGGGCTTTGACAGTTAGTCCTGGTACGGCTGTTGCCGGAACTCCTGCCACCACTGATCCCGCGGCAGCGCAAGTAAATCCGGCAGTAGGAGCGGCAGCGGCAGCGGCGAACGCCGATGGTACCGTTGCCGTGACAGTTACCGTGGCCGATGTTCCTGCTGGCATCAAGGCGGGAACGTACAATACGTTCGTTTCATTAAGGGCTATTGGAGCGAGAGAGGCGCGTTTGTTGTTTACCATCACAGTCAAAGACGCGCCGGAATAA
- a CDS encoding aspartate aminotransferase family protein, with the protein MASLPTTNKGWLELGNQYLLRHPMRTAPLVPERGDGLYMWDVEGRRFIDFQSGQLCVTLGHSHPDYVKALCDQAHKIIQVGTTFIAPSEVLLAKKMAEIAPDPLQKSFFACTGSESNEMALRLVRKYTDRFEVIALMRGYHGQSYGSASITGRGGMLREGYGPMPTGASFIPTPYEYRCQFCRDEACCNLGCADAAENVIDSSTSGRPAAFFFEPLMSAAGQIVPSKEWIQRIVEICRERDILTVADEALTCFGRTGKWFAFEHFDFVPDIVTCSKGLGGAVPLCAVMTSAEIADAAVAKGFMPFSSHAGDPLLCETGLANLEIVDRENLVENARVVGNYFMDRLKVMEETYEIVGEARGLGLCLGLELVTDKQSREPNFEGAAMVTEYCYENGLWLPIVPRMLNKDPLSLRFMELSGSQVLRFMPPITITEAQIDESLEIIEAGVRIAEERTARVAPAVV; encoded by the coding sequence ATGGCGTCGCTACCCACCACGAACAAGGGCTGGCTCGAACTCGGCAACCAGTACCTCTTGAGACATCCGATGCGGACCGCGCCGCTGGTTCCCGAACGCGGTGACGGGCTCTACATGTGGGACGTGGAAGGCCGGCGATTCATCGATTTTCAGTCGGGTCAGTTGTGCGTTACGCTGGGCCATTCCCACCCGGATTACGTGAAGGCCCTCTGCGACCAGGCCCACAAGATCATCCAGGTGGGCACGACCTTCATCGCGCCGTCGGAGGTGCTGCTGGCCAAGAAGATGGCCGAGATCGCGCCGGACCCGCTGCAGAAGTCCTTCTTCGCCTGCACGGGATCCGAATCCAATGAAATGGCCCTGCGTCTCGTGCGGAAGTACACGGACCGCTTCGAGGTGATCGCCCTCATGCGCGGTTACCACGGCCAGTCCTATGGCAGCGCGTCCATCACCGGCCGGGGCGGCATGCTTCGGGAAGGTTACGGCCCCATGCCCACGGGCGCTTCGTTCATCCCTACGCCCTACGAGTACCGCTGCCAGTTCTGCCGGGACGAAGCCTGCTGCAATCTCGGATGCGCGGACGCGGCGGAGAACGTGATCGACTCGTCCACCTCCGGACGGCCCGCGGCCTTCTTCTTCGAACCGCTCATGAGCGCGGCTGGACAGATCGTGCCTTCCAAGGAGTGGATCCAGCGCATCGTGGAAATCTGCCGGGAGCGGGACATCCTCACCGTGGCCGACGAAGCCCTGACGTGCTTCGGACGGACGGGAAAGTGGTTCGCCTTCGAGCACTTCGATTTCGTGCCCGACATCGTGACCTGCTCCAAGGGGCTTGGAGGCGCCGTGCCCCTGTGCGCGGTCATGACCAGCGCGGAGATCGCGGACGCCGCGGTGGCCAAGGGATTCATGCCCTTCTCGTCCCATGCCGGCGACCCGCTGCTCTGCGAGACCGGCCTGGCAAATCTCGAAATCGTCGACCGCGAGAACCTGGTGGAAAACGCCCGGGTCGTGGGCAACTACTTCATGGACCGGCTCAAAGTGATGGAGGAAACCTACGAGATCGTGGGCGAGGCCCGGGGACTGGGCCTGTGCCTGGGGCTCGAACTGGTGACGGACAAGCAGAGCCGGGAGCCCAATTTCGAAGGCGCCGCCATGGTGACGGAGTATTGCTACGAGAACGGCCTCTGGCTGCCCATCGTGCCCAGGATGCTCAATAAAGATCCGCTCAGCCTTCGCTTCATGGAACTGTCCGGTTCCCAGGTACTGCGGTTCATGCCGCCGATCACCATCACCGAAGCCCAGATCGACGAATCCCTGGAAATTATCGAAGCCGGTGTACGTATCGCCGAAGAAAGAACGGCGCGGGTGGCTCCGGCGGTGGTGTAG
- a CDS encoding collagen-like protein → MHYLIIAVLALGLSLMGCEGKTGPAGPTGAAGVAGPSGPAGPQGSTGPAGPAGATGPQGEKGDTGEAGPAGPAGPAGPTGPEGPMGPPGESGVPGDLPGNILAAIHHVIVFEGTEAKKDARRYNAPLFDDATGLRTRDTAVLVDGSITFSAVAAAQDGSVVPAEFTFEVDDPVLATVEAGAAPNSAMITGVRRGDTKVVVKSVDRGIKISINLAVHNVVKGIVIKTADDTVAETVNKGTEVMLAATAFDAASGDDKTTNSGNEVLGVKFSWSSNNTSVATVDDKNNAMPTIKTHAAGTAKITASIGDVKSNEITINVFTVEEPERQLIVSTANAPFMRYFDNDINDDGTADDSDLTATADTTETTPATIVITVTLQHRVLDTTAGSPTLGQLVWRAVGAGLTVDVSSSDAMVLTVPGMLTTDASGQVALTINGGAAVVGQGNALAAGTAFVTFDEDYSSPKRAEVKFMAKAGSGG, encoded by the coding sequence ATGCATTACCTCATAATTGCTGTATTGGCCCTCGGTCTGTCCCTGATGGGATGCGAGGGCAAAACAGGTCCGGCTGGTCCGACCGGCGCGGCCGGCGTCGCAGGGCCGTCAGGTCCGGCTGGTCCGCAGGGTTCGACGGGCCCGGCAGGTCCGGCTGGTGCGACTGGCCCTCAGGGTGAGAAGGGCGACACCGGTGAAGCAGGTCCGGCTGGTCCAGCGGGTCCGGCTGGTCCGACTGGCCCTGAAGGTCCAATGGGTCCTCCTGGTGAATCCGGGGTCCCGGGTGATCTTCCTGGTAACATCCTGGCCGCTATTCACCACGTCATCGTTTTCGAGGGTACTGAAGCGAAGAAAGATGCTCGTCGTTACAATGCCCCGCTGTTTGATGACGCAACCGGCTTGAGAACCCGAGATACCGCCGTTCTCGTTGACGGCAGTATAACTTTCAGTGCCGTTGCTGCTGCGCAGGACGGCAGTGTCGTCCCCGCTGAATTCACTTTTGAGGTCGATGATCCCGTCCTCGCTACGGTGGAAGCGGGCGCTGCGCCGAATTCAGCAATGATAACCGGCGTCAGAAGGGGTGACACGAAGGTTGTCGTTAAATCAGTTGATCGCGGTATCAAGATTTCCATTAATCTTGCGGTACATAATGTAGTGAAGGGTATCGTGATCAAGACGGCCGACGATACCGTCGCCGAAACCGTCAACAAAGGTACCGAAGTCATGCTCGCGGCTACGGCCTTTGATGCCGCGAGTGGCGATGACAAGACCACTAACAGCGGTAATGAGGTATTGGGCGTAAAGTTTAGTTGGTCGAGTAACAATACGAGCGTTGCGACCGTGGACGACAAGAACAATGCAATGCCTACGATCAAGACGCATGCAGCCGGAACGGCCAAGATCACGGCGAGTATCGGCGACGTAAAGAGCAACGAGATCACGATCAATGTTTTCACCGTCGAAGAGCCTGAAAGACAGCTTATCGTGAGTACCGCAAATGCGCCATTTATGCGTTACTTCGATAACGACATCAATGATGATGGCACGGCTGACGATTCGGACCTTACAGCTACGGCCGATACCACCGAAACGACGCCGGCAACTATCGTGATCACCGTCACTCTGCAACACCGAGTGCTTGATACCACCGCCGGTAGCCCGACCTTAGGTCAATTGGTGTGGCGGGCCGTCGGAGCAGGTCTTACAGTCGACGTTTCAAGCTCCGATGCTATGGTATTGACAGTTCCTGGAATGCTGACGACTGACGCTAGCGGACAGGTTGCGTTGACGATAAACGGTGGCGCCGCTGTCGTGGGTCAAGGCAATGCCTTGGCAGCCGGAACCGCTTTCGTGACGTTTGACGAAGATTATTCGTCGCCAAAGCGTGCCGAAGTGAAGTTTATGGCGAAGGCTGGCAGTGGCGGATAG
- a CDS encoding beta-ketoacyl synthase, producing MRRIGIFGWGIVAPRSPNMEAFARNLEQSESWLAPFDGFGPNNFLVGEPDFDFRDYRSWIDARFPSNRYPRLVDKMDPTTLHAIGAFIQSLGQNPGLEEELQALGTSAHVYIGTGVGNIPTISRISMELYRAQRAWDHFWGSAERNARLRAYLTRHDDEGVDEAMPPHPETAPSAKRDQAEETWNAYWTSQSEELRSYLETLAEIEGMNVEGTVESGKMKLIRDKQRRKHQLQDEWGAPEPPWECVSADLIWNIHNTPASQVTMMGQIHGLSLAPVAACSTFGVCLKLGMDAIRRGEAKAVVVGATDPPPTSLLVGAFYRARVSAADGAVSKPLTGLRGTHVSGGSVLWIIGDWDYMTEKGFSPVGMEPLAVGVSSDADHIITPSKEGPRLAVGQAIEDARVSAGDIASWDLHATATPGDFLEMENLLEMVPGSVTVTARKGTFGHGMSAGGGWELTAQYLGYARGALYPTPLSRDEVNPEIESLHNRFVYDTSCPPPDGIAGKLSMGIGGINACVISRPLRDE from the coding sequence GTGCGCAGAATCGGCATCTTCGGATGGGGCATCGTGGCCCCCCGTTCGCCCAACATGGAAGCCTTTGCCCGCAACCTGGAGCAATCGGAAAGCTGGCTGGCGCCATTCGACGGGTTCGGTCCGAACAACTTCCTGGTGGGCGAGCCCGATTTCGACTTCCGGGACTACCGGTCCTGGATCGACGCCCGGTTTCCGTCGAACCGGTACCCCCGCCTGGTCGACAAGATGGATCCCACCACGCTGCACGCGATCGGGGCCTTCATCCAGTCGCTGGGACAGAACCCGGGTCTGGAGGAGGAACTCCAGGCGCTGGGAACGTCCGCCCACGTATACATCGGCACCGGCGTCGGCAACATCCCCACCATCAGCCGGATCAGCATGGAGCTGTACCGGGCCCAGCGTGCATGGGACCATTTCTGGGGTTCGGCAGAACGGAACGCCCGGCTTCGCGCCTATCTCACCCGGCACGACGACGAAGGCGTGGACGAAGCCATGCCGCCCCACCCGGAGACCGCGCCGTCTGCGAAGCGAGACCAGGCCGAAGAAACCTGGAACGCCTACTGGACGTCCCAGTCGGAGGAACTAAGGTCGTACCTGGAGACCCTCGCCGAGATCGAGGGGATGAACGTCGAGGGGACCGTCGAGTCCGGCAAGATGAAGCTCATTCGCGATAAGCAGCGCCGGAAACACCAGCTGCAGGATGAATGGGGCGCGCCCGAGCCGCCGTGGGAATGCGTTTCGGCCGACCTGATCTGGAATATCCACAACACGCCCGCGTCGCAGGTGACCATGATGGGGCAGATTCACGGCCTGTCACTGGCGCCCGTGGCCGCCTGCTCGACCTTCGGCGTGTGCCTCAAGCTCGGGATGGACGCCATCCGGCGCGGCGAGGCAAAGGCCGTGGTCGTCGGCGCCACGGACCCGCCCCCCACGTCCCTGTTGGTAGGCGCATTCTACCGTGCCCGCGTATCCGCCGCCGACGGCGCTGTGTCCAAGCCCCTGACCGGGCTCCGCGGCACCCACGTATCGGGCGGATCCGTACTCTGGATCATCGGTGACTGGGACTACATGACCGAAAAGGGGTTCAGCCCTGTTGGGATGGAACCCCTGGCCGTGGGCGTCAGCTCTGACGCCGACCATATCATCACGCCGTCGAAGGAAGGACCGCGGTTAGCCGTCGGCCAGGCCATCGAAGACGCCCGCGTTTCCGCCGGCGACATCGCCTCGTGGGATCTGCACGCCACGGCGACACCCGGCGATTTCCTGGAAATGGAGAACCTGCTCGAAATGGTGCCCGGCTCCGTGACGGTCACCGCGCGGAAAGGCACCTTCGGTCACGGCATGAGCGCCGGCGGAGGATGGGAACTGACGGCACAATATCTCGGGTACGCGCGGGGCGCCCTATACCCCACGCCCCTCTCCCGCGACGAGGTGAATCCGGAGATCGAAAGCCTGCACAACCGGTTCGTCTACGACACCTCGTGCCCACCTCCCGACGGCATTGCCGGCAAGCTGTCCATGGGGATCGGGGGCATCAACGCCTGCGTCATCTCCAGGCCGCTGCGGGATGAGTGA
- a CDS encoding amidohydrolase family protein: protein MVDFPIVDTHVHLWDPNHLRYSWLDGIPLLNQRYLLEEYRQACGAVQVEQMVFVQCECDAGQHVQEAEWVSGLARQDGRIRGIVANAPLERGAAVDADLEALARIPLVKGIRRLLQTEDADFCLQPAFIEGVRLLPSHGLSFDICIFHPQLANAIEFVRQCPEVSFILDHIGKPDIKNQVFEPWKDELKTLAEMPNVYCKVSGLVTEADMERWTPEDLKPYIDHVIACFGIDRVMYGGDWPVAFQATEYPRWVETLSWATSGLSDADRRKLFHDNAISFYRL, encoded by the coding sequence ATGGTGGACTTCCCCATCGTCGACACCCACGTACATCTCTGGGACCCGAATCACCTCCGGTACAGCTGGCTGGACGGCATTCCCCTGCTGAACCAACGGTACCTGCTGGAGGAATACCGGCAGGCCTGCGGAGCGGTCCAGGTGGAGCAGATGGTCTTCGTGCAATGCGAATGCGACGCCGGTCAGCACGTCCAGGAGGCGGAATGGGTCTCCGGTCTTGCCCGGCAGGACGGCCGGATCCGCGGGATCGTGGCCAACGCGCCGCTCGAACGGGGCGCGGCGGTCGACGCCGACCTCGAGGCGCTGGCCAGGATTCCCCTGGTCAAGGGCATCCGGCGCCTGCTGCAGACCGAGGACGCCGACTTTTGCCTGCAACCCGCGTTCATCGAAGGGGTCCGGCTGCTGCCGTCCCACGGGCTGTCCTTCGATATCTGCATCTTCCACCCGCAACTGGCGAATGCGATCGAATTCGTCCGGCAGTGCCCCGAAGTCTCCTTCATCCTGGACCATATCGGCAAGCCCGACATCAAGAACCAGGTCTTCGAACCGTGGAAGGACGAGCTCAAGACCCTGGCGGAAATGCCCAATGTCTACTGCAAGGTATCGGGCCTTGTCACCGAAGCGGACATGGAAAGGTGGACGCCCGAGGACCTGAAACCCTACATCGACCACGTGATCGCGTGCTTTGGCATCGACCGGGTCATGTACGGCGGGGACTGGCCCGTCGCCTTCCAGGCCACGGAGTACCCGCGCTGGGTCGAGACCCTGTCGTGGGCGACCAGCGGACTCTCGGACGCAGATCGTCGCAAGTTGTTTCACGACAACGCCATCTCCTTCTACCGGCTGTAA